GCTTTCATCCCTTTCTCTGCTGGTAAGAAGCAACACAGTCAGACATTTTACTAGTATCTTCTCAGGTTTATTCAGGAGCCTGTCCCAATGGACATTGCTACTTTGGGGGGTTGCTCTCAGGATGATTGCAGACAGGCTTCAATTAAACCAGAGGACAAAGACCAGGGATCATAGGTCCTTCTTGTTACTTACTACATCAATTAGCAATCACATGCAGTGCACATACAGCTCAGCAGGTTAAGCGGCTGACCCATGCACAGGGCCTGGTCCCCGCCACAGTGGCTCGAgtttgattcctgcttgtgGCTCCTTGCTGCATGTTGTCCCcccttacctgtctgtctccactgcacctatcgataaattaaattaaaaaattaccGGTCACGCACTGCCTTCCCATTGATTATGTAGTGGCAGAAATAAAATCTCTTGGTATATTTCCCTGTCTCAGGTAAGCGTCTGTGTCTCGGGGAGAATCTGGCCAAGATGGAgcttttcctcttcttcatttCCTTCATGCAGCACTTCACCTTCTCCATGCCTGCTGGGGTGAAGCCTTCAATGGAGTACCGCTTTGGCGTCGTTCTGGCCCCGAAGGATTATGAAATATGTGTAACCTCACGTGTAGGAGAgcaataaattttaaaaacagcaaatattttaaCTGATATTTCTTTAACTCGTTGGGAGTTTAGAGAACATCAGATGTTTTAATTGTCTCCCAAATATCATTGGCTGCTTATAAGAATATAGTTGaaatcatgttttccataaaccTTCTTTGCTCTTTCcttcatttatttctgtaaCATTCTGTTCTCGTCATTTTTGGTGTAGTTCACAAATTTTCCTTTAATGCTTTTAACCTGATTGCCATAAGCTTCCATGACTTTGTCTTCCTTTACAAAAGTAAAGACATTTCCACAATAAACTTGTGCAGAAAAGGTAGAACCAGGGGcacaaaaaatcaccacaagaaatgaaaacaaatgcttATCAAGATAAAATGATTATGTGAGGACATGTTATATCCAACAGGACGGAGGTCACATCCACTGTGACTTTGCAAAGTTTTGCAAAAGGCCTTTCCTGGTCTTGATCAGAATCATCTTTATGGGGCAAATATGTCAAAACAAATGAGGAAACTGACCCTGATTCCTGTTTTACTCAATAAACTCACACACTTTGAAATCTTCACCAcctattacagtttttctcagtcgctttggtacatttctcagatcagaattgaaattctcaagACTACTCGTCCAATCTTCACTtcattgtgtcacttgtgcacatcaaaacagcagtttctcatttctttgaacaagttgcaaatgctttgAACATCCATGAAAATGACTatgtacaattctctgctgtttcctactTTATCAAttgcttttgtcatgttgatcaaaatgtattataatGGGTCTCTGTTGAACAATCTCACCCCCCACAACATTTAGGCATGAGTTCATCACTTAagtctttacatgcaaaatggCTGAACAAGTTGTCATATTATGTCAAGgatatttctatacatttccattaggcttttttctctaaatctgtcctgaattggtaAATTTCTCCCAGGTGGATCTTGAAATTCTCTAAcgaagggaaatgtgtgaagggttagGGTTTTCTGACATCGCTCAAAGATGCAAGAGGAGATATTCATCATGTGAATGAGAATTTGTGGCCTGGTGTAGAAAAACTGCACTGTAATTCAtacagcactgcatgtacagttttccctaAGGAGATTccctatgttcacatttctacttttgtttttttctttgtgctataTTTCTGTATCACAATAACGCGGTCTgtcaacaaattacaaaaaaaacagtaaaagtgtaaatgtgagtcttgtccagtctcttgcaatcaatctcccacataCACTGAGGAGTAACTTACAGTTTACAATAATTGTCATCCAAACTTTAGccatagtttacatcagaacatccctccagtGTACACTCTtgtaatgacaacatgactcagcagtTTGACTTATCTTATCTAAACAGAGTGGTGGCgtttgaaagacaaaaaattcatCATGTCAAATTCAAACTGCGTAATGAAAGCATGtctttatttcatataaaatccttccatccattattcaaacatcgcttaatcctcattaggatcgctggggtgctggagcctatcccagctgacttggggtgaaggcaggtgacaacctggacaggtcgtcagtctgttgcagagacacacatacagacgaacaatcacactcacattcagtcTTATGGGCAAATGAGAATAATCATTTAACctcagaatatttttggactgtgggaggaagccggagtgcctggagaaatcacatgcatacacagggagaacatgcaaactccatgcagaaagatcccgggaaagccgtGACACGAACCGGGGATTTTCTAGTTGCAAGGTAAAAGTGCAGCCCATCTTACATAAAATGTCTTACATAATATTTCCAAGGATTAGGAAGGAAAATGTATTTCTGACTACCAAGAAATGGCTGCTTGTAACCAACTAACaatgaaattatattttttgatttAGTTAAGGCCATTAGCCAGGATGCAGGATGCTGTAAGAGAGCTGTTGTCGTTTGGGGGCTGACTACATGGTCTCCATCAATGTTTAGGTGGTTGTTCTATGTCACAACATCCACAGGAATTCCAGTACCCCCAGAATTCCTACTAGATGGTGCAGCTGATCAGTGAAATTCCACTTACATTGCTGAATCATGGTGTTTGTTTCCATTAAGGTCAGAGTCCAGTGCTGTCATTGATTTGCCAagaaaaacttattttgagcTTTGCCCTTACAGGAGAGAGAGGAGTTTTATTTCTATTGGCAGTTAAACATCAGCCCTCAGTCTCACAGGAAAAGCAAAGAGAACAGTCTTTAGTATCTTTCATTCGACAAGCTGTGTCTGCAGTATGGATTCAGTCTTTTCTCTAATCAGATACTGTGTTGATTGGGATTTCAAAAGTCTGCTGCTCTTCGCAGTCGTTTTCATCATTACAGCAGATTTTGTTAAAAACCGTCGGCCAGTCGGCTTCCCTCCAGGACCTCGGGCTCTTCCAATTGTGGGCAACATATTCACCGTTGACCACACAAGGACCCATGAAAGACTGACACAGGTATCGGACAATCTTCACAATGCTAACAGGTCAACTGGAAAGATGtctctttctgttctctgtcttcatgtttttatctgtcttttcttttctgaattTTCTCCCAGTTAGCAGGGAAATATGGAGATGTGTACACCCTACGAACTGGCCAAAAATGGATGGTAGTTCTCAGTGGTCTTGAAGTTTTGAAAGAAGCTCTTGTAATACAGGGAGACAGCCTGACAGACCGTCCAGAGCTCCCTTTACTGGTGGAGAGATCACGTGGACTAGGTGAAAGGacaatacacacaaatacaaatactaCACATGAACAGTTTTCAAGTCACTGCTCCACTGGGTCCTTTGCATGCTCATGACGGAAGACGCTGTGAAACGCTACACATGGATTATGTTCCCATTGAGTACTctagtttgtttacattttgctcAATGGTTCTCTTTAATCTGTTTATCACATTTTGTACACTGGTGTACAACGTATTGTTTGTGACTgcaattgatttaaaaaatagacaCTATTCTTTTCAGTTACTCCATACTGTAAGTTAAAAAGTCAAGCTGATATAGAGTTTATATTTTCCAATCAGGTGTGCTTTTTAGTAATGGACACATCTGGAGGCAGCAGAGGCGATTTGCACTTTCAACCCTCAGATATTTTGGATTTGGAAAAAAGTCACTTGAACCTGTCATCCTGGAGGAATTTACACATTGTGCAGAAGAATTCCGAAGCTATAAAGGTTAGTTGACACACAATGATACACTTCTAATGAGCAAATACACAATTTACAATTTATCTTCTGTTGAATTCTGAAGGGAAGCCGTTCAATCCACACCTCGTCGTGAACAACGCCGTCTCCAACATCATCTGCTCCCTGATTTTTGGTCATCGCTTTGAGTACAGTGATGAGACGTTCCAGAAGCTGATGGGGATGTTTGATGAAGTAGTGACGATTCAAGGCTCCGTGTCTGCAGAGGTACTGCATTTTAAAGCCACAGATAAAATTGCAAAGCTATGTTCCTCAATATGAAATGGCAGatatatacaaaaaaaaggTTTACACAAATAGAAGTAAGGTTTCTGAAAAGTCTTGGGTTCCCTGAAAAGACTATggcataaataataaatgtcaaatttcaaacaagcagaaaaatgtACAACATTAAACTACAAAATTATTCTTCTGTTAAAACTTGTTTACAAAAAGGCTGAGATTTGATCCTGTGTAGCTTCATATTACTACTGAATTGTCAGAAATTATGCTGAAGATGCTTGAACAAGACTGATAATGATATAATGAACTCACTTAAGTACTCCTATCTGAAATTACTGTCCTCATTCTTCTCTGTGTAGCTCTACAACTCATTCCCTGCGCTGGTGAGATACTTTCCAGGTCCACATCAGAGAATCAAGCAGCTCTATAAATATGTGAAGGACTTTATACGAGCAGAGATCAACAAGCACAAGCAAACCTTGGATCCTGCAGAGCCAAGAGACTACATTGACTGCTACCTGAATGAGATTCAGACGGTGACTGGCACTAAGAAATTGTCTTACTTATACTGTGTTACTAATGAAAATCATCAGGGTTCAGATCTTGTAAATATCATATCTGCTTGTTGTGTGCTCAGGAAATAACTGTAAGTTAGTTTGTTACACTGATTTGACATTTCATTGTGGTACCACTCCTGGCTGCTGAACGGtggacatttttcttctttatccCTCAGTGAAAGACAGATTTAAATTTGTTATCTTTAAATATGATATACTTAAACAAAATAGTGCTGatactgatttttttctctaatgTTTTGATATTTCTAAAGTGTTTCTGCATGTATTCTCAGAGTCATGGGCAAGATGACAACACTTTCGATGTGGAAAATCTGATTGTATGTACTCTGGACTTGTTTGGGGCTGGTACAGAGACCACATCCACCACTCTGCGCTGGGCGTTCCTCTACATGGCAAAATATCCTGAGATCCAAGGTGAGAGCACAGACAGGCCAGTGAAGCTGTTCTCACTGATGGTGATACTAAAACAAATTTCCTGGTCATAATTTTGAGGGTATAGACATCAGTGTTTCCAGGGTGCACTCATCAACACTTGGTATATCAATTATTTTGCAGTAATTTGTGTACAACTACCTGTAAAAAATGCCATTTGTCCtcttatgacaaaaatgtactcAATAATTTGGCACTGTGGTACTGTGTTATACTTATCTTTTAGTTGTTATccaatatttttgtattttgcacaGAAAAAGTCCAGGCTGAGATAGACAGAGTGATTGGACAGTCCAGACAGCCATCCATGGAGGACCGTGCAAACCTGCCCTACACAGATGCTGTCATCCACGAGATCCAGAGGATGGGGAACATCGTTCCTCTCAGTCTGCCACATGTGACCAACAGAGACATCCAGCTGGGAGGCTACACCATCCCAAAGGTTATTAATTTCTCATCaaaaaaaatctagttttaCGTTGCTTGTCTTTGTGCGTACTGATGAATTTTCAATCTGATTCCATCTATTTACCAGGGAATTTTAATAACTCCCAATCTGACCTCTGTGCTGTTCGACAAGAATGAGTGGGAGACGCCCTACACCTTCAACCCGGGACACTTTCTGAATGAGGAGGGCAAGTTTGTGAAACCAGCAGCTTTCATCCCTTTCTCTGCTGGTAAGGAGCAACACAATCACATGTTTTCTTGTTATCTTCAGTAAATTTATTCAGGAGCGTGTCTCTGCATACATTGTGAAACCGAGGGATAAAGGCCAGGGATCATAGGTCCTTCTTGTTAGTTTCTACATTAGTTAATGATCACAGCACTGCCTTCACAGTGATTACTAAGCAGAACATGTAAAACGCTTGTTAATTTTTTCTCAGGTAAGCGTCTGTGTCTCGGGGAGAATCTGGCCAAGATGGAGcttttcctcttcttcacctccttcaTGCAGCACTTCACCTTCTCCATGCCTGCTGGGGTGAAGCCTTCAATGGAGTACCGCTTTGGCATCACTCTGGCCCCGAAGGATTATGAAATATGTGTAAACTCACGTCACGAGTAGctgtgatatttaaaaaaaaaaactcaatgaAATATTTTCTTATTGTCACTGCTTGTGGTTTCAGTTCTGTTGGAGGGTTTAGAGAATATTACAGTATTGAACTGCACATCAAACAACATGAATTGAATTCCAGAATTTATTGGAACTTGCCGCAACCATCTCTTCATATTCTTCACTTCTCTTTTCTTCACTTGTTCCTGTTATAAACATGACATGAAAGGCACATTGTTGCtctaggaaaaaaaaatgttgctaaatgaaaacttgctgtagtaaatactgtgaaattcagtgttggtcatcagattcactacaaaagtgtttggttgagtggaatattatttctaatggatgTATCTATGTTATGTTTGTAGTTGTTTAcgtatattttacatttacattttatacataaacTTTACTTTCTTAACTGTCTGTATAAAATAGCTGCTACTGAAGATTTAAAGGTATGCAGAGTTAATTTAGGTGTTCACAATTACTTTCCAGATGTGGAAAATGGACTTGCatgtttgacaaaaaatttCTATATCTTgataagtttgattttttttttaaaattccaggactatgtttttaagttacacatacctgtgactaaatatgttgtgccattgtacaatcactgtgatcagttgtattacacataaataaatgttaaactgagtcatagtgttgtcgaaattgcacttactttaatctctggttgtttctaatataatttttaaaaggacagttcattacatataaagatttttctaatatacttgttctcctttgcactaaaacatcGGGAAAAGCTTAGACTTATTATTACTTCTCGgtaattatgctataagtttactggtccggcccctttgagatcaaattaggccgtattagccctggaccaaaatgagtttgacacccctggtttataGCATGTGCTTGTGCTTGAAGAGGTGATTGTCACTTTAGATATCCAATACAACAAATCATTTTGTAGTTGCTGTCATTTGTGATAGGATAGTGAGAAGTAACTCTTCTTTGCAACCAGTTCAGTTTAGCTTACCTGCATGCTTATACATAATGTGTCATGAGTGGAGTTTTAAAGtaatacaaaaacagaagaaagttTTCTGTGGCTTCAGAGATGCGCAGAGGATCAGTATTGACTGCTCTGTCCATTTGAAtgcaaaaatattcatattacCAACATGACACCCTTAACctgtttaaatgtaaaagttCTACAGAAATTAACATGAGTGCAGCATGATATACAGccacacactgcagctctggTATTTCAGTATAATGTATTAgtagcaaacaaaaacaagctgctACTGTGAGCTGCATTGTGAGACTATTACAGACTCTTATTTTGACATTCATGCAGTAAATCTAGTGTAAAACCTTTGATAATAGGgaaacctaaaaaaaataaaataaataagggtGTTTGTGTGACAGTTCATCATTATTGAGAGCAATTCTTAATGTGAACTGTTTGA
This region of Acanthochromis polyacanthus isolate Apoly-LR-REF ecotype Palm Island chromosome 4, KAUST_Apoly_ChrSc, whole genome shotgun sequence genomic DNA includes:
- the LOC110957655 gene encoding cytochrome P450 2J6-like isoform X9, which produces MDSVFSLIRYCVDWDFKSLLLFAVVFIITADFVKNRRPVGFPPGPRALPIVGNIFTVDHTRTHERLTQLAGKYGDVYTLRTGQKWMVVLSGLEVLKEALVIQGDSLTDRPELPLLVERSRGLGVLFSNGHIWRQQRRFALSTLRYFGFGKKSLEPVILEEFTHCAEEFRSYKGKPFNPHLVVNNAVSNIICSLIFGHRFEYSDETFQKLMGMFDEVVTIQGSVSAELYNSFPALVRYFPGPHQRIKQLYKYVKDFIRAEINKHKQTLDPAEPRDYIDCYLNEIQTSHGQDDNTFDVENLIVCTLDLFGAGTETTSTTLRWAFLYMAKYPEIQEKVQAEIDRVIGQSRQPSMEDRANLPYTDAVIHEIQRMGNIVPLSLPHVTNRDIQLGGYTIPKGILITPNLTSVLFDKNEWETPYTFNPGHFLNEEGKFVKPAAFIPFSAGKRLCLGENLAKMELFLFFTSFMQHFTFSMPAGVKPSMEYRFGITLAPKDYEICVNSRHE